A region of Streptomyces halobius DNA encodes the following proteins:
- a CDS encoding PadR family transcriptional regulator — MEPDIAGKPVASKAESQLRKGVLEYCVLAILRDGPRYGVELLETLGAVNVMVTSQGTIYPLLSRLRRDGLVETRWQESPSGPPRRYYELTPPGHAALKEFTAIWPHFRDAVDHFITD, encoded by the coding sequence ATGGAACCTGACATCGCAGGTAAGCCCGTCGCAAGCAAGGCGGAGAGCCAGCTCCGCAAGGGGGTGCTGGAGTACTGCGTGCTTGCGATCCTGCGGGACGGCCCGCGCTACGGCGTCGAGCTGCTCGAAACCCTCGGCGCGGTGAACGTCATGGTCACGAGCCAAGGGACCATCTACCCCTTGCTGTCGCGGCTGCGCCGTGACGGACTGGTGGAGACCCGCTGGCAGGAGTCCCCCAGCGGGCCGCCCCGGCGCTACTACGAGCTGACACCGCCGGGGCATGCGGCGCTGAAGGAGTTCACCGCTATCTGGCCGCACTTCCGTGACGCGGTCGACCACTTCATCACCGACTGA
- a CDS encoding response regulator — translation MTDQANSAGSGAGSAIRVLLADDEEMIRHGVRLILRYAEGIEVVGEAVDGAEAVRLAAEYRPDVVLLDVRMPVLDGLAAVEPLVALAPAPQVVMLTTFGDEENVTRALRAGATGFLLKDEGPQELIRAVRAAAVGDAVLSPGVTGTVIRRMLSGGGATDPGSRVAGLTGREREVLVMLGEGLSNPQIGKRLGIGVGTVKTHVRSILEKTGCSGRVQAALLAHQAGLMG, via the coding sequence ATGACTGACCAGGCCAACTCCGCAGGATCCGGGGCGGGTTCGGCGATCCGGGTGCTGCTCGCCGACGACGAGGAGATGATCCGGCACGGCGTCCGGCTGATTCTCCGGTACGCCGAGGGGATCGAAGTGGTGGGCGAGGCGGTCGACGGCGCTGAGGCCGTTCGGCTCGCTGCCGAGTACCGGCCCGATGTGGTGCTCCTCGATGTCCGTATGCCCGTGCTCGACGGGCTGGCGGCCGTGGAACCGCTGGTCGCCCTCGCCCCCGCCCCGCAGGTGGTCATGCTCACCACCTTCGGCGACGAGGAGAACGTCACCCGCGCCCTGCGGGCCGGCGCCACCGGTTTCCTGCTCAAGGACGAGGGGCCGCAGGAGCTGATCCGTGCGGTGCGGGCGGCGGCAGTGGGGGATGCGGTGCTTTCGCCCGGTGTCACCGGGACTGTCATCCGGCGGATGCTGAGCGGCGGTGGAGCCACCGACCCGGGCAGCAGGGTGGCGGGGCTGACGGGCCGGGAGCGGGAGGTGCTGGTCATGCTGGGGGAGGGCTTGTCGAATCCGCAGATCGGGAAGCGGCTCGGCATTGGCGTGGGGACGGTCAAGACCCACGTGAGGTCGATCCTGGAGAAGACAGGGTGCAGCGGGCGGGTGCAGGCGGCGCTGCTGGCGCACCAGGCCGGGCTGATGGGCTGA
- a CDS encoding sensor histidine kinase, producing MSSSAPPTIGNHPSRGPFARAGERGPLLWRAVGEAVLAGALVLLIYTGESEIDTRLKVGWAAVTALGLIGMGLVLVRRRFPVASVVGLAVLMGVVPALALLTAVASYTATRQVETPRRRALLLLGAGAVAMVAGAVFAPVVGVGSWSFGLALGAVLAASTVVVPGLVGTAAGQQDRLLRALRERTAAAEEARRLADSESRMRERSRIAAEMHDLVGHRLSLVSLYAGGLEVALRKEAPGLRDEVAVVGRAAREAMRELREVLGVLGPLERDTGTDALTDATGTRADIEALVEESRGGGIPVEFSWEGADLDARPARVRRAVHRVVRESLTNVHRYAAGAHVTVSVRHAGDRVEVRVRNGVPPVRPAAATGLGTGRGLIGLRERVALLGGDLEAGAAPGGGFAVTADIPADPGPGAEAEDVVPYEKGPSAGADEPRGGLSVLQRRVAGAVTGLLGLAGVGVMMLFGVVLVFEARGPAHRTPEQPRVGMSREQVVRNVAGDDSVTRAAAVGHEPPRPGSATDCLYPYTDRKTKGGGVEIVRYCFRSDTLIAIDRFIVPMVTEKPTEPPRRSSTHD from the coding sequence ATGTCGTCCAGTGCTCCACCGACCATCGGGAATCACCCCTCCCGCGGCCCCTTCGCCCGGGCCGGGGAGCGTGGCCCGCTGCTGTGGCGGGCGGTGGGGGAGGCGGTTCTGGCCGGGGCGTTGGTGCTGCTCATCTACACGGGTGAGTCGGAGATCGACACCAGGCTGAAGGTGGGCTGGGCGGCGGTGACGGCCCTGGGGCTCATCGGCATGGGGCTGGTGTTGGTGCGGCGTCGGTTCCCGGTGGCCAGTGTGGTCGGGTTGGCTGTGCTGATGGGGGTGGTGCCTGCCCTGGCGCTGCTGACCGCGGTGGCTTCCTACACGGCGACCCGGCAGGTGGAGACGCCGCGGCGGCGGGCTTTGTTGTTGCTCGGGGCGGGTGCCGTGGCGATGGTGGCCGGCGCGGTGTTCGCGCCTGTGGTGGGGGTGGGCAGTTGGTCGTTCGGCCTTGCGCTGGGTGCGGTGCTCGCCGCGAGCACGGTCGTGGTGCCCGGGCTGGTGGGTACCGCTGCGGGGCAGCAGGACCGTTTGTTGCGGGCGTTGCGGGAGCGTACGGCCGCTGCCGAGGAGGCGCGGCGGCTGGCGGACAGCGAGTCCCGTATGCGCGAGCGGTCGCGGATCGCTGCGGAGATGCACGATCTGGTCGGGCACCGGCTGAGCCTGGTCTCGCTGTATGCGGGCGGGCTGGAGGTGGCGCTGCGCAAGGAGGCGCCCGGGCTGCGGGACGAGGTGGCTGTGGTGGGCCGTGCCGCCCGTGAGGCGATGCGGGAGCTGCGGGAGGTGCTCGGGGTTCTCGGCCCGTTGGAGCGGGATACGGGCACCGATGCGCTGACTGACGCTACGGGGACGCGCGCGGACATCGAGGCGCTGGTCGAGGAGTCACGTGGGGGCGGCATCCCCGTCGAGTTCTCTTGGGAGGGGGCCGATCTCGACGCGCGGCCGGCCCGGGTGCGACGGGCGGTCCACCGCGTGGTGCGTGAGTCGCTGACCAATGTCCACCGGTATGCGGCCGGGGCCCATGTGACCGTCTCCGTCCGCCACGCCGGCGACCGGGTGGAGGTGCGGGTGCGCAACGGCGTTCCGCCCGTACGGCCCGCCGCCGCGACCGGGCTCGGCACCGGGCGCGGGCTGATCGGGCTGCGGGAGCGGGTGGCGCTGCTCGGCGGTGACCTGGAGGCCGGGGCGGCGCCTGGCGGCGGCTTCGCTGTGACGGCCGATATCCCCGCCGACCCCGGGCCCGGCGCGGAGGCGGAGGACGTGGTGCCGTACGAGAAGGGGCCGAGTGCCGGTGCCGATGAGCCCCGCGGCGGGCTCTCCGTCCTCCAGCGGCGTGTCGCCGGTGCCGTCACCGGGTTGCTGGGTCTGGCGGGGGTGGGTGTGATGATGCTGTTCGGGGTCGTGCTGGTATTTGAGGCGCGCGGGCCCGCGCACCGGACTCCCGAACAGCCGCGGGTGGGGATGTCGCGGGAGCAGGTGGTGCGGAACGTGGCGGGTGATGACTCCGTGACGCGTGCTGCCGCTGTCGGGCACGAGCCGCCGCGTCCGGGTTCTGCCACGGACTGCCTGTATCCGTACACAGACAGAAAGACCAAGGGCGGGGGAGTGGAGATCGTCCGCTACTGCTTCCGGTCCGACACGCTGATCGCGATCGACCGTTTCATCGTACCGATGGTGACGGAGAAGCCGACCGAGCCGCCCCGTAGGAGCAGCACGCATGACTGA
- a CDS encoding HAAS signaling domain-containing protein gives MTITEHPLVKKYLAAVARESAGLSPERRNELLADLEEHIAVALAEESASGDDEIRAVLARLGDPRTIAATVLGDEPPAPQVSRVRPLALLVLLAVAGPLMVFPLLGLPALICAIWLLWTAPQWRNRDKAIGTAAALAPLLFWVAQFVVSAGTLNFGLGAFIPAMLAVLALPVAAAVYLLWAARRRS, from the coding sequence ATGACGATCACCGAGCACCCGCTGGTGAAGAAGTACCTGGCCGCCGTGGCGCGTGAATCGGCCGGACTCAGCCCGGAACGCCGCAACGAACTGCTGGCCGACCTGGAGGAGCACATCGCCGTGGCCCTCGCGGAAGAGTCCGCCTCCGGCGACGACGAGATCCGCGCCGTGCTCGCACGCCTCGGCGACCCGCGCACGATCGCGGCCACCGTACTCGGCGATGAGCCCCCCGCTCCGCAGGTGAGCCGGGTGCGTCCTCTCGCCCTGCTGGTGCTGCTGGCGGTGGCCGGCCCGCTGATGGTCTTCCCCCTGCTGGGCCTCCCGGCCCTGATCTGCGCGATCTGGTTGCTGTGGACCGCGCCGCAGTGGCGCAACCGCGACAAGGCGATCGGAACGGCAGCCGCCCTCGCGCCGCTGCTGTTCTGGGTGGCGCAGTTCGTGGTCTCCGCGGGCACGCTGAACTTCGGCCTCGGAGCATTCATCCCGGCCATGCTGGCCGTCCTGGCGCTCCCGGTCGCCGCCGCCGTCTATCTGCTGTGGGCGGCGAGGCGCCGGTCGTGA